gagaAAGACAAAGAGCAGATGTAGACCAAAAAAGACTTGGCAGGGGGTATAAGAACAGACTTGACACAgagaaattatattttagaTCTCACACAGtgtagatcagattggaagagggttatTAATATACCCTAGCCAACCCATGATAGGGAATGactatgatgatgatgatgttattAGCAAGAGGAACAGTTAAGTAAGGTAGTAGATcccaattgttttttttgtgaattgTCTTGTTTACCCACATAAaaaactaaacacaaccatCTAGAGATCAAGATCTTTGTATAAACACATTATTTTCCCTTGCTTTATTTTGATTTATCATTGTGTAAAAAGGAAGGGAATGGCTAGGAACTAGGTTAGGATGCTGTACAGGATCCAGTAGAAAGCTTTGATTACCAGCGTAGTAGTTTTACAATCTATGAATCCAGTACCAGTTCAGTAGCTTTTAAATTTACAAACCTGGAAGCAGTGCAGTAGACACTTGGTTTGGAATACCATGTAATATTAGAAGATGATTTattgtatatagctagctagcgtaTACTGTCTAAATTATGTGAATGTCTTAATTCTGtgatttcacctttcttggcaaCATTCTCTTTTTACTGGCAAGAATGGATGACTTTGACATGATATCCTGCGCCTTACATCTATGATGTAATATATCATTTTCACCGGCACGGAAACTTGTGCACTTTACAGAACACACAACATGAACATCACTGGAGTATTTTAATGTATTGTTATCTTTGTAATAATTAATTAAATACCAAAGTAACCTGAAGTACCgcttgaatgtaactttacatgtacgcgatagttatcaccttcgCATGAGATTTCGGTAGCGTCAGAACTTTCTTTGTTATTGTTAacttattgttaaatacatgagctatttttgcatgttgaaaacaattgagttcatgtcttgttcgcgaaatttaattagctcatgtgaaCTGCGTGTGTCCCATTGTTGTACTTAATTGCTATAGTCGTCAAGACATcaatgaaagaaaagaaaatttaacaaagatttaagtttcgttagattgcattttaaaattttaagaacgaaaaatggTGATAAAAAtgcttcgttagatcgcattttaaaagtttaagaacgaaaaacggtgatagaaatgcttcgttagatcatgttttaaaagtttaagaacaaaaaacagCAATAAAAATGCTTCGTtagatcattttttaaaagtttaagaatgaaaaacagtgatagaaaagcttcgctAAATTTGAGaacgaaaaacggtgatagaaaagctttgttagatcgtgttttaaaagtttatgaacgaaaagcggcgatagaaatgcttttaacGTGTTCTGTTtgttcatttttctaaaatatatttcaatagccTTTGTGATCTTTAccacttttaaacaataacatgcatgttacatgttacaacaaaaggattcatcaaaGCTTATTGTTCTGACATGAGATCGTTACATGAGGTCGTAAAACTCGCGTActtgtaaagttacattcaagcGGTACTGCATACTATTATGACACTAGACAGGCTTGAGGATATTTTTAAGAAGAAGAATTTATTTGCACATGTGCTCTCCTTCACACATCCCCTTTGGTAATTTGCTTCACCAAgttttcctaatgtcacgtctGGTTTTATAGCACTAGAAGTTACATGGCACTTAAAGCAGCTACCATCTCCATCTGAGACAAGTATTGCAaccattttaataataaatcaCAGAAATAGGATGTtttatttgatttgtttttcaCATCATTATGCACAAATGCCTACCTTAATGGGCAGTTTTGTGAAGTTGTTTCTAGGGATGGCTTATAGTCAAAACCATAATATGTGACAGGCATAGTTGCTAGATTGTTGCTGGagctaactatatatatatatataataatatataaagtttggctactaatagagacagttgtacttagtgtactaaaacttaaaaatttgttttaaaaaaaaatttcacccGGATGTATAAGTTATTCATTCAATTTCGAGCAGGTAGTGCAAGAcaatttttatatcatttattcgaTAAATAGCTGAATAAAATCCGACAAATAATAAAATCACTGTAAGTACGATGACAAAATAGCACCTTCCTTCATTTCGGGCACATTTCGGGTGCTTTCACAGACAGAGCCAGGGTTTTCCGGGCGGTTACAGATGAAAACTCTGAAAAACACCCTGCATCCGCTCTCACATATACAGCGTTTTAGGTGAGTCAGCATGACATAGGAAAGTGTGTTTTTTATACTACCATACAGAGTTTGGTTTAGCTATACAGAGTCTGCCAATGAATGTTCTTAAAGTGAAATATTGCAATATATGAGTGACTGAAAATCACCATAAAGAACAAGTTAAAAAGACAAGCACATTATTTTGCTACTTTTTTATCCATCGCAAACATACGAAGTGTATATTTTGTAGTTATACGGAGGAGAATGTTATGCAGAATATGTTATGCGGAGTATGCAGAATATGCTATAAGGTGTATGCCACACGAAGTACGCTATCAGAGTACGCCATACGCAACCTCGGTCTTGTGTCCCCTGAGGCGTTATTAAGGAGTGgctccgcggtccccagaactagGAGCTGCAGATgaaaccactacactacgtggtgcaatatgttagtgatgaactcagatagtttatccggatggtgggTATACATATAggtaaatatttatcatagcacatccgtatttcattctcaacagagaataattttattgttgAAGAAGGGTGGGATAAAATAAGGATCCCCTGTGTTTGCTAGTTAAAAGTAACAAATTTCAATATGTATACAGAATAgctaataaaaaagaattaccGAATTTCTTTGAgccattcagcgtttcatctaTCCAGAATATCGTAACATAAGttaccaatgtttacaaaaagttGAGAGCAAGCTAGAGGTATGGCTACGCCTTGCGATCACGAAAACTGCGAAACGATCGAATTTAAAGTTAACCACGTAAATAAAAATTCCACAAATATATTCCTACAAATCTAGGATGATATCACAAAAGTAGCAAGTAGCTGCATTTGCTTTTGATTTCCGTGGGATGGGTATTGCTTACACAGAAAGTCCGCCATCTTGCCTATGAATATTTGCTTAAGAAGACGTCATAAAATCGCCTCATCCTAAACGCTATTGGCTAGGAGCAACATTTTCTGCTACGCCATCGTTTCTCGGAACAAAGCAACTAAAATGGATCGTTTGTAATAAGTACTTGTTATTTTCGGGATGTGAGTCATTTTGGAAGAATGTCGCTTTCGTTTCTGTTGTTTTGCGGAAGCGCGGCAACCCGCTGAAAACTAGCCTGAGCAAAACTGAAAATGAAATCTTAAAAGAAGCTTCAGTTACCTGTAAATTTAGGGTATCGAATATTGACCATCATTAAATTTACGGTGCAATGTTTATTATATTTGAACAAATTTATAAGATCAGACACTGAAATGatgaaaatcaaaataaagaaaagtggCGACCGAAAGGAACATGGATAAATGCACCTTCCAGCAATTTCCGTGGAATATATTGTTGCGATTCTTTAACACTTGTACTTATTAATTGGatcaaaaatatttgtaaatgtAAGCAGAACGCGTTAAGGTGGGTTTCCATTAATTGTTGTGCAACTGTTGATTTGTTTTGCATCTTCCCTTGCGTTGTATTGCCACATGTTTCCGATAAAGTGGTAACGGCGACTGTTGTACAATTTTTCTCACTACTTTATGTTCATGGaaactgaaatttaaaaaaaaggtacCTAGGCTGAAGTTAAatttcaattcctttaagtctgcgttttttaaatatttcagcCAAgtgatttattaatttataacgCAACCATCGCTACATCATAATAATCTTCAGGATATTACAGCAACTCGCATAACAGTAAGGATTCGTTTCGCATCATTCCCCTCACGCAATGCATTATTAGTTATTCtcttatttatgaaaaaattgtattttattaCGTCGCTGTAGTGATGATCACTCACAGCAACATGACACTTTTATTAGTAATTTCTTATAACGGCCAACATTCTTATCGACACACGTCAAGTTAAACATCTTTTTATCAGGATAAAAAGAAAACTTCGATTTTATCAAACTTACAGCTTCCTATATCAAAACgaatgtttacatttaaaattatctaaattactaataaaaaatggataaatGTGTACGAAACCTTCCTTCCACAAACACAGAATAGTTATGAACTCTGTTTGAGAAGTATATGTACCACATTATCtagcaataaaattttgtgtataaaCAAAAACAGTCTTTATTCAGTGTCCATAACAAGATCATGCAACATATTAACATAATCCTAGATTAAGTCAATtaagcagtttttaaaaaaagaatgttaccaCAATCGATAagtgaaagaaaaaattgtggTCATGTTAGAATCAAACAACATACTATATGCATACCGTATTTACTCAAACGAATACCTTTATTCCAGAAAGCACACGTTAATGCACTTCTTTGTGCCAAATTGTGCTGAGTAAAAGACTTGTTTAGAAATTTCAAAATTCAGCCAAAATTCAATTTATGTTCAAATTTAGCTTGTAAAActaattttgttaataaatatGGTGGGGGTTATCTTGAAGGTTTTTAGTTGTGGGAATTACCAAAATGAAATGTTAAAATTActgaattctattttttttactttaaatctATCATTTTTTCCCTGCCACTATATAAGCACCATTAAAATAAATGCACTAACCATTGTTTTTTAGTCAAGTGAATACGGTACACTAaaggttaaaaattaaaaaataggacAAGCTTCATTAAAatgatgtttttattgttctttaTAATACAGTTAAACATAAGTAAATAAGTCCTCCCATTAAAACCTTCTTTAGGTTCTTTCTTAGATACTAAGATATATTCTTTTTAGTAGGATACCAAAGTTATAATACCAAAAGGCATCTCTCAACTATGCTACTGTTGATTATTTGTACCCTGGGAATGTTTGCATAGCTTGACTGGAGTGATTTTTGCAAACATAACTCTACAAAATGTTACAacacttcttttttctttgtttctggTTTACTATGTTTATCCTTCTCACAATTTCTGCAAAAACATCATTTACATTGTATCGGGTCTTGGCAGACGTTTCAAAAAATAGACAATTCCATCTGTTGGCTACTGCTTGCCCATCTTCTGGAGACACTTCACGCTCATCATATATATCACGCTTATTTCCAACTAACAACATTGGTACATTCTCTTGGCCCTTTAAACGTACTATTTGATCTCTCATTGGTTGAACATCCGTTAAAGTTTGTCGATTTGTTATTGAGTATACTAATAAAAATCCTTGGCCATTTTTAATGTATAAATCCCGCATAGATGCAAACTGTTCAGTGCCAGCCGTGTCTAGTATTTCTAGAATTGATGGCGAATTATCAACTTCGATTTCTTTACGGTAAAAGTCTTCAATAGTAGGATCATATTTTTCAAGAAATTGGTTAGAAACAAATTGAACTGTCAATGCACTCTTTCCAACACCACCAGACCccaaaacaacaactttataTTCCTTCATTGCTGTAAAAAGTTCTTCTTGGTCctctaaatttaatttagcGTCTCTAATTCTTTTCAAGGGTTACTTTTTGTTGTACATTTTCTAAAAGGTAAAAGGATGTTAGACACAGGAATTGTTATAAAGGAAGCATGCATGCAACTAACATAACAGTTATTATGAAATAACTCATGTACCCATTGTTATGCGATATGTTTTATGCTGACTTTTAatagtataaatttttttttgcacaatcAAACTTTTATAAACAAAGCAAGGTTCGAATTAGAAATTAGAATTAGAAAGTCAGTTCgcaaatatttgctgatgtagAAAAAATAGGTTTTTGTATATAGCTGTTGTCTGGGAGCACTGTAGGCCACTTGTCATTCATACCTTGttgttaattattattttgctATGACAGTTCATTATAGAATTAGGTGATAAAATGATTGATGCAAAACTGGAGTTgaaattaaacattttctttgtaGGATGAGTACGTAAATTGCAGATTACAACCTGCCTATTCAAACTCTGCAAagttttatatagctagctacttaATTTCAAATCAAAATATATTACTCAGGTAAGTTATAATGCACCATAACCCATTTTCACCATGTGTGCTACGCATCTTTAGACTTGATGAACATAGCATTTTTTGTACCGGAAAAGATCATTAATAAAAAAGCTATGTAAAAAACACATATTTGTTAATAACAGTATACTTACCTGACCTtataatttacttgataaaCACTATTACTTGCTGTCTGTTTTCAAAGACTTcacgaaaatatatttaaaaaacaatgtgaGAAAGATAAGCTAGCTAAACATTATTGCTGAACTTGTGTTACATTTAAAGAGCACATAGTTTTTACTTCTATTTTAATTGACAAATAAGCTTTAGTCATCGTTTGATGATGCATCTTTATACCTTCCATGAAGCCTATAGTACGGCGTAACATTGAGAGAGAAAAATAAATCCACAAAAAGttgtcaaaattttgattttgacaAAACGCATTATACTTTATTATACTTAAACTAATTAAAATCATAATGCGACCCAAGGGTGAACACTTAATTATAAGTTTACCAAGAAAAAACAGTAAGTTCAGTTTGCAGAAGTTTAACAGTTTTGCAACAATCAGCTACATATTTGTTACAACAAGCCACTTGTTTGTGAACATGTACAACACCCTACCAAATCACGAAGACCGCGTAAAAGAATGACCCGAACGCAGCCTGGGTCCGACTCATAGGTATTTTTTTCGTCCGCTTGCCGTTTGTTTAAACACATAATTCTGACAAATTACATACCCCTAGACCTGGATAATGCGCACATAACTTTTCCCGCCCAATATGATAACctaagtttttttttgtgtgaggtcAATTCAATATAAAAGTTTCTTTGTGACGCAGCAAATTTGCGTTGAGGTAGAAACAACGCAAACAACAGATCTCGCCGTGATCAAGGAATCCGACTAAACAAAGAAACTTACCCTGAAATTCTAACAACAATCTTgaaaagagagaaaagaaaagccAAGAAACATCAGTCATTTTGTATTCGTAAAAATTCCTTCCTTGAAACATTTTCTTGTATGTTTCTGCTGTTTCGGCACCTGCGCGTACGTTAcagaattttgtaaacattggtaaCTCGTTTTTTAGCTGTGGAAACACACAGCTTTCTAGTTTCGGCTGAAAGCTCGCATAAAATCCTGATCTTCTAGGGTTTAAGTGAAGATATGCGTATCTCGGACGCGGTTTTTGAAATTGatgttaacattttaaaaattgcatAGCTCAAGTTTAAAAAGATCTctttttgattctttttgtcttgtaaatactttttatgttttctaTACTTCTACATCATGCtaataaaattcaaaaacatCAATGTATTTCCTGAAAGTTAGCGTCGTTGTCTCAAAGGCATTCATAATTATACATACACTATGTAATTATACACTATATATACGGCTAATTATATAGTAGCAGTCGTCATACTTGTTACGATAAAGCTGAGGCCATGCAGTCCAGCAAAGTCGGTATTTATACGGTTAATTAGCCGGTATGTATCAGTTTGAAAATGAATATCTCTCATGCGCAGtcgtttcttgattttttttgctttttattgtAGCATAACATGCTATGGAACTATGTAGATGACTATCGGAAGATTGATATCGAAGGAAAGTGTGGAAGTTTAAGCAAATAAGATATCTACCATATAATTATCCGCACAAGCAGCTAGGTTTACTTTATGTATTGTATAATTATCTTGTAATGACTGAATATCCTTTACAgactaattatcagttctccctGACTGGTTAAGTtatggttaaaaaaattgttaggcTAGTAGCATTTTTTCACTTATGTATGTTGTAAATTAATCTGCATgcaaaaactagattttaatttcaagatcaaaagTAAGATGCCTTTACTGAAAATTATAGTTTGTAATAGGCTGGTTGGTCTACGGCTTATCGCATGtttattttgcctgtcgatttgcgCAAAAGATCTAGGGAATATATACAACACCGTATCACAGTGCTCAGATTTGTAGATATTTTCTGCAGACCATGTCTAAAAGGGCGTTCCATTGGACTAGCCTTCAACCCATGAAACAAGGGTTAACCATCGcagatatttttagtttttcgtCCATGATATATCCCCCTGTCATTCCTTTTTCTGGTGTCCTCGGCCAAGATAGCAATCCGGctatcagtttaaataaaatacgCATATTATTATTGACCTTGCTGCACAAACAGGAGGGTTCCACAATTTTGCCAGCCTGTTTAGTTTTTCTTCTGTAAAACAAGCATCAAAAGCTCATTTTTTATTAGTTATGATGAATAAAGTATTTACAATGCAAGCTCAAATAGAGTCTGTTTTTTTGTGATacagtatatatatttaatattgtTTGCTTAACCGAGAGAGGTAATTTATTAGCATGTTAAACTAGAAAAAAAGTGATTATTTACAAGTTTTAGAATTGTGGAACCGTAACTTATTGGTGAAAAGGGGTGACTATATTTTCAACTCTATTACAAGCAACATTGCCATAAAAGCCGAATGGCAGGGGTAAGGGGGCAATTGTGTCTTAATAATTTTGTGAAGTAAGTGAAATTACCATAGTCATTGTTCACCAATGCAATGAAATTGTAAAGGATAAACACGACTTAGAGAGTGTAGGTAATTTTCACATGGTAGACATAATAACTCTACGATACGCATGCGCGATCATAAGTCAATAACAATGCACTGTCAATAAATAAACATATCTTCTTTATATCTACTCTTAatgcaaaataataataaaaatccaCCCTTTTAAATAAGCGCCCTCTGTTTTGTTAAAAGGGAGAGCTcaatcaaataataataataataaacaagaaTGAAACGAACAAGTATAAAAGACGAAGATTATACAGATAAGACATATGACACCCCCAATGAAAATATTTAGTATTTTCCGCTATACCGCAAAACGCGTAAGAGTTTCTGCTGTCAAGCAGAAATCGATTTCCATTGCGTTTCGAAATCTAGAAGATGTGGCAGTTGCTGTAATCAAGagattgttttaaaagtttaagattaCTGTTCTCAAATGTCAATGGCTATTTGCTGATAGGGAGAACACAAATCTTATAAGCTTTTAAGATTTGACgggaaaaagaagaaagaataaaagacaaaaataaaGATTCTAGCGCGTTATTGTAacgttatatttttttgttgaacAGTGTTATTGTAAATGTGACATAGAAAAACCCTTCGTAAAAATTTTTTCcacaaaaacacaacaacatATTTCTTAGGTCCACAATATCCGGGCGTTGTATATTTTGCAGTTGGA
Above is a window of Hydractinia symbiolongicarpus strain clone_291-10 chromosome 3, HSymV2.1, whole genome shotgun sequence DNA encoding:
- the LOC130635966 gene encoding ras-related protein Rap-2a-like codes for the protein MKEYKVVVLGSGGVGKSALTVQFVSNQFLEKYDPTIEDFYRKEIEVDNSPSILEILDTAGTEQFASMRDLYIKNGQGFLLVYSITNRQTLTDVQPMRDQIVRLKGQENVPMLLVGNKRDIYDEREVSPEDGQAVANRWNCLFFETSAKTRYNVNDVFAEIVRRINIVNQKQRKKKCCNIL